In the Peptoclostridium acidaminophilum DSM 3953 genome, one interval contains:
- a CDS encoding head-tail connector protein: MTLLEKVKANLILEHSADDGLLQLYITAAVRYAESYQHLTENFYADNPMPPTTEQAVIMLSSHFYESRDGSTGGFFADNVQAGQQVWNTVNLLLRLDRDWKV, encoded by the coding sequence ATGACACTGCTTGAAAAGGTCAAGGCTAACCTCATCCTTGAGCACTCGGCGGACGATGGACTCCTGCAGCTGTACATCACCGCCGCTGTCAGGTATGCCGAGAGCTATCAGCACTTGACTGAAAACTTCTACGCTGATAACCCGATGCCGCCAACAACTGAACAAGCCGTAATTATGCTGTCGTCCCATTTTTATGAATCAAGGGACGGCAGCACAGGCGGCTTTTTTGCCGACAATGTGCAGGCCGGACAGCAGGTGTGGAATACGGTCAATCTTCTTTTAAGGCTTGATCGGGATTGGAAGGTGTAA
- a CDS encoding phage head closure protein — protein MSIGEMRHRITIQRITPTINENGFESEISQDFKTVCASVKKLHGKEYFAAKAVQAENTVKFTIRYIAGIDQTMKILFQGKAYNITSIDNIKYKKRYIEIQAMEVVTDG, from the coding sequence GTGAGTATTGGTGAAATGAGACATCGCATCACTATCCAAAGGATAACACCAACGATCAATGAAAACGGTTTTGAAAGTGAAATCTCTCAGGATTTCAAAACTGTATGTGCATCAGTGAAAAAGCTTCATGGTAAAGAATACTTTGCTGCTAAAGCTGTCCAGGCAGAAAATACAGTGAAATTTACCATTCGATACATTGCTGGAATTGATCAGACTATGAAAATTCTGTTTCAAGGGAAAGCCTACAACATTACCTCCATTGACAACATCAAATATAAGAAGCGATATATCGAGATTCAAGCCATGGAGGTGGTGACAGATGGCTAA
- a CDS encoding HK97-gp10 family putative phage morphogenesis protein has protein sequence MAKITLEGMQELIDKVNKLGNKGTEIKKKALDKAGAMVKSSMEEKAPRSELTKRHLADNIKVSEIESENGVDFIKIGPNKGDNSEFYYSKFTEWGTSKIPAQHWAENSVLENKKKINEVIKEEMERGLGKLD, from the coding sequence ATGGCTAAGATTACTTTGGAAGGTATGCAGGAGCTGATAGACAAGGTTAACAAGCTCGGTAACAAAGGGACAGAGATTAAAAAGAAGGCGTTAGATAAAGCCGGAGCCATGGTTAAAAGCAGCATGGAAGAGAAAGCACCGAGATCTGAGCTTACGAAAAGACACCTGGCAGACAACATCAAGGTGTCTGAGATTGAAAGCGAGAACGGCGTTGACTTTATTAAGATTGGACCAAACAAGGGAGATAATTCAGAGTTCTACTATTCAAAATTTACTGAATGGGGAACCTCGAAGATTCCTGCACAGCATTGGGCTGAAAACTCGGTATTGGAGAACAAGAAAAAAATCAATGAGGTAATCAAAGAGGAAATGGAAAGGGGGCTTGGTAAGCTTGATTAA
- a CDS encoding major tail protein — protein sequence MARQIGLRDIHIALLTDDDETGATYATPTKLERAVSAKLSPKVNSENIYSDDTVEDVIAAFDSVDVEIELNQLSLTSRATLQGAKVVKGVLIESKEDIAPILALGFKSKKHNGKYRYVWLLKGKFELATDEYDTEAEKPQPKSAKLKGTFFSRDYDGNFRFIADEDEVGIDPTIISGWFTAVPAEPVPAP from the coding sequence ATGGCAAGACAAATCGGATTAAGGGACATCCACATTGCTTTATTGACAGACGATGACGAAACTGGTGCAACCTATGCAACGCCTACAAAACTTGAGAGGGCGGTCAGTGCAAAGCTCTCGCCAAAAGTGAACTCAGAAAACATTTATTCAGACGATACTGTGGAGGATGTAATCGCAGCTTTCGACAGCGTTGATGTGGAGATTGAGCTCAACCAGCTGTCGCTTACAAGCAGGGCTACCTTGCAGGGAGCGAAGGTGGTCAAGGGCGTTCTCATTGAAAGCAAGGAAGATATTGCGCCGATACTGGCACTTGGCTTCAAGTCCAAGAAGCATAATGGAAAGTATCGCTATGTGTGGCTGCTCAAAGGCAAGTTCGAACTGGCAACAGACGAGTACGACACCGAAGCGGAAAAGCCGCAGCCAAAGAGTGCAAAGCTCAAGGGGACGTTCTTTTCCAGGGATTATGATGGTAACTTTAGATTTATCGCTGATGAAGATGAAGTAGGTATTGATCCAACCATTATTTCAGGCTGGTTTACAGCAGTACCGGCAGAACCAGTACCTGCGCCGTAA
- a CDS encoding phage tail tape measure protein codes for MANGNNTVVARVGLDDSGFQEGVSKIQRSLKVVQSEFAAASSKLVDYGKSTEGLKLKADSLNRQMELQKEKVAALARSYQESVEKKGADAKATENLKIKLNYANAELSKMQQELKATTEELKLKSSAWHKLSESMDKAGQKMKAVGDKISSVGKKLSTAVTLPLVGIGTAATKMAMDAVESENLFEVAMGGVADDARKWSEETSKALGLNAYNVRNNMATYNAMLTSMGLATDESLKMSEGLTRLSYDMASFYNLKPEEAFEKLKSGISGEAEPLKALGILVNDTTIKTYAYTHGIAKQGQELTEAQKVQARYGAIMEATKNAQGDLARTMDSPTNKLRIMKEQAQQIGIQFGQILIPILEKLIAVIKPLMDRFQGLSKEQQELIVKIALVAATVGPVVMVIGKVVSVVGTMSSAFGAISGAMAAAGGASGAVGAAIAAITGPVGIAIAAVAAFIAIFVLLFKNNENFRNSVITVWNQIKAIMAGVFEAIKTLIQAFVQVAGAIWQKYGADIIAVISVAFNVIASVVATTLNAIKNIIQIVTSLIKGDWQGVWEGIKNLTQNLWNGIQSVISGVLNLIKGIISVETGIVKNTITGAWNAVKSVTLSIWQGIKTAIETPINAARNTVKATIDAIVGFFRNLKIPEIKIPQIKLPHFALTGKFSLSPPQVPKLSVNWYSTGGIFSSPSVIGIGEAGTEAVVPVEKLDEIMAKALQKIGVGTQAKTAGTGIQSGNVTNNYDITINNPKSEAASDSTRRVLLRQSYGLG; via the coding sequence ATGGCAAACGGCAATAACACAGTAGTGGCCAGAGTTGGACTTGATGACAGCGGTTTTCAGGAAGGTGTCAGCAAGATCCAAAGAAGCTTGAAGGTAGTGCAGAGTGAATTCGCGGCGGCAAGTTCAAAGCTTGTAGACTATGGAAAGTCGACTGAGGGACTGAAGCTGAAGGCTGACAGCTTGAACCGACAGATGGAGCTACAGAAGGAAAAGGTAGCAGCACTGGCAAGAAGCTATCAGGAGAGTGTCGAGAAAAAAGGCGCTGATGCCAAGGCCACCGAGAACCTGAAGATTAAGCTGAACTATGCAAACGCAGAGCTTAGCAAAATGCAGCAGGAGCTTAAAGCAACAACGGAGGAACTGAAACTTAAGAGTTCAGCCTGGCATAAGCTCTCCGAAAGCATGGATAAAGCCGGACAGAAAATGAAGGCAGTGGGTGACAAGATATCCTCTGTCGGAAAGAAACTGTCTACAGCGGTGACACTTCCCTTAGTCGGAATAGGGACTGCGGCTACCAAGATGGCTATGGATGCAGTGGAATCTGAGAACCTTTTCGAAGTTGCAATGGGCGGTGTGGCTGATGATGCAAGAAAATGGTCTGAAGAAACCTCCAAGGCTCTTGGACTTAATGCCTATAATGTCAGAAACAATATGGCCACCTATAATGCCATGCTCACCTCTATGGGACTTGCAACAGATGAGTCCTTGAAAATGTCCGAAGGGCTGACTCGGTTATCCTATGACATGGCATCCTTCTATAACCTAAAGCCGGAAGAAGCCTTCGAGAAATTAAAGTCGGGTATCTCAGGAGAAGCTGAACCGCTCAAGGCACTGGGTATTCTGGTCAACGATACGACTATCAAAACCTATGCATATACCCATGGCATTGCCAAGCAGGGGCAAGAACTGACCGAGGCTCAAAAAGTCCAGGCTCGTTACGGCGCCATTATGGAGGCAACGAAGAATGCCCAGGGAGACCTTGCCAGAACCATGGATTCTCCAACCAACAAACTAAGGATTATGAAGGAGCAGGCCCAGCAGATAGGGATTCAATTTGGACAGATCTTGATTCCGATACTCGAGAAGCTGATTGCTGTCATAAAGCCTTTGATGGACAGATTCCAGGGACTTTCCAAGGAACAGCAGGAACTGATTGTAAAAATCGCTCTTGTAGCAGCTACTGTTGGACCGGTTGTCATGGTTATCGGAAAAGTTGTGTCGGTAGTTGGTACCATGTCATCTGCCTTTGGAGCCATATCCGGTGCAATGGCAGCAGCAGGAGGGGCATCAGGTGCAGTAGGCGCTGCAATTGCGGCGATAACCGGGCCTGTTGGCATTGCAATTGCTGCGGTGGCAGCATTTATTGCCATTTTCGTACTGCTTTTTAAGAATAATGAAAACTTTAGAAACAGTGTTATTACGGTATGGAATCAGATCAAGGCGATTATGGCCGGCGTGTTCGAGGCGATAAAGACCTTGATTCAAGCTTTCGTACAAGTCGCAGGAGCCATCTGGCAGAAATATGGAGCAGATATCATCGCTGTCATTTCGGTGGCCTTCAATGTTATAGCATCGGTAGTAGCGACTACACTGAATGCGATAAAAAACATTATTCAGATCGTGACCAGCCTTATCAAGGGCGATTGGCAAGGCGTTTGGGAAGGCATAAAGAATCTGACTCAGAATTTGTGGAACGGAATCCAGAGCGTTATTAGCGGGGTGCTGAACCTTATAAAAGGAATCATCTCGGTAGAAACCGGAATTGTGAAGAATACCATCACAGGGGCATGGAATGCAGTAAAATCAGTGACCTTAAGCATATGGCAGGGGATCAAGACCGCAATTGAAACTCCGATCAATGCAGCCAGAAACACAGTTAAGGCCACGATTGACGCTATCGTAGGATTCTTTAGGAATCTTAAGATCCCTGAAATCAAGATTCCGCAGATCAAGCTGCCCCACTTCGCGCTTACAGGCAAATTCAGCCTAAGCCCGCCACAAGTGCCGAAGCTTTCAGTCAACTGGTACTCGACTGGCGGAATTTTCTCAAGCCCAAGTGTTATCGGTATTGGTGAAGCCGGTACTGAGGCGGTTGTTCCCGTAGAAAAGCTTGACGAGATTATGGCTAAGGCGCTTCAGAAAATTGGGGTAGGAACTCAAGCCAAGACAGCTGGGACAGGAATTCAGAGCGGCAATGTGACAAACAACTATGACATTACAATAAATAATCCGAAGTCGGAAGCAGCCTCTGACAGCACTCGGAGAGTTCTTCTCAGACAATCCTATGGCTTGGGTTAA
- a CDS encoding phage tail family protein: MKGQTWQFNGVSLNTKAWSVIDVPEGIGTPGLRGSNLQVPFQNGKRWIKKRYDERIVMLPMWVRGLDPLTGKLPSGKSENEALYDNIDYLSGVFGKRGQFVLKRVLPDGTEREAIAEVYRPVSFGKTQAGYAKFAVEFLLSDPFFYASQTAIETQNITSTTQEWSHNNPGNAPVTDAIIILTGPMESPKFECLDSNVWLQYQGSIGSGESVVINTGDFKCTKGSTNMLSAIRHGGDAYWLVLEAGYNQLRLINGVSGGSIKLEYYPAFF; the protein is encoded by the coding sequence TTGAAAGGGCAAACATGGCAGTTTAATGGCGTTAGTCTAAACACCAAGGCATGGTCCGTGATAGATGTTCCAGAAGGAATAGGCACACCGGGACTTAGAGGCAGCAACCTACAAGTGCCGTTCCAAAACGGCAAGCGCTGGATTAAGAAGCGCTATGATGAAAGAATCGTTATGCTACCAATGTGGGTTAGAGGGCTTGACCCTTTGACAGGAAAACTGCCGAGCGGCAAAAGCGAAAATGAAGCCTTGTATGACAACATCGACTACTTGAGCGGCGTGTTCGGCAAACGCGGCCAGTTTGTGCTGAAAAGAGTCCTTCCGGACGGGACTGAAAGAGAGGCAATAGCCGAAGTTTATAGGCCTGTCAGCTTTGGAAAGACCCAGGCTGGATACGCCAAGTTCGCAGTGGAGTTCCTGCTTTCAGATCCCTTCTTCTATGCTTCCCAAACGGCTATTGAAACACAGAACATAACTTCGACAACCCAGGAATGGAGCCACAATAATCCGGGGAATGCCCCGGTTACAGATGCAATCATAATCCTGACCGGGCCGATGGAATCCCCAAAGTTTGAGTGCCTGGACAGCAATGTGTGGCTTCAGTACCAGGGAAGCATCGGATCGGGAGAAAGCGTGGTCATAAACACAGGTGATTTCAAGTGTACAAAGGGCAGCACCAACATGCTCTCCGCCATCAGGCATGGGGGCGATGCATACTGGCTTGTGCTTGAAGCGGGATACAATCAATTGAGATTAATAAACGGAGTGTCGGGCGGTAGCATCAAGCTGGAATATTACCCGGCATTTTTTTAG